The Pradoshia eiseniae DNA window GGCACTAGCGCTTTCATGGCCATCATCGGATTCTTAGGGGTCATAATCTTTGCACGAATTATACCTGCACTAGATGATCGAATAAAGCCAGAGAAGGACATACACAAAAAGACACAGCTCAGTTAATTGAGCTGTGCTTCTTTTGCTTTTTGGATGCTTTCCCGCCCTTTTAGCCCTTACATCGATTGATATCAACCAATTCGGGTACCCAGCGGCATACCAATGATACAATGCCTCATAGGAAACACCCCTTTATCCCTTGGAACATGCTGTTTTGTTTTTGTCTTACTATCCATTTATATACTTGTCTTTGAGCGAAACCTATCACCAATATACTTACTGAGTGGCCATGCTGGATTTTATTTACTGGTGAATGCTACATTTATAGGCAATTGGTTTATAAATAAAATGCAGTGAAACGAAGGAGGTATGCTCGTGAACTATTTATTTTCCTTATTGGCCCTTTTAGCTGGTGCAGGCGTGGCCATCCAAAGCCAAATCAACGGTGAGCTTGGTAAAAGAGTGGGTCCATTGGAGGCTTCGCTAATTTCCTTCACCATCGGAACGATAACCTTATTTGTTCTTGTCCTTTTGTTTGGGAAGGGCGGCATACCTTGGATTGCCTCTGTGCCAAAATGGCAATTAGTCGGCGGTTTGTTTGGAGCATTCTTTGTTGCCGTCATCACGCTTTGCGTGCCAAAAATAGGGGTTTCTTTAACCCTTTTAATCGCCATTACCGGACAAATTATTATTGGAGCCATTATCAATCATTACGGGTTATTTGGAGCTGCCGCAATGCCCATCAGCATGCAAAAGCTCGCTGCGATAGGATTAATGCTCACCGCTATCGCCGTTTATAATCATTAACTAAAAATAAGGCATGGAAACTCATAACTGTTTCCATGCCTATTGTTTTGTCATCGTCACCGATGAAACCAAGCAGACTTCATCGTCATCTTCCTATTTCTTCTCCCCTTAAATCTGCCAATCCAATAAAAGACGGCAAGAAAAGCGATTAATATACCACCCAAAAGGTAATGATTCATTCCGCTAGACATAATACCTGCCGGAACAAGTGCAAGCAAAAAGAAATAAATAAAATTGCCGAGAGCTGTTCCTATCGTAAAACTCTTAAGCCCAATGGAGCTCAGTCCCCCGAGGATATTAATCAAACTCGTTGGAATAAAAGGCATCACCCTTGCTGAGAAGACATACGCAAATCCCTTCTCTTCTATTCTACTAAGCTGTCTGGAGCTTACCTTCCCTGAAGTATAATCACTAAATAAATAGCGGACTGCCAAAAAAATCAGCACACTCGCTGCCACGCTTGTAAACCAGCTCCATAAGAACCCTTTCAAAAAGCCAAAGAGGGCAATATTAATCGTAATAACCAGGATTAATGGAATAATGGTGAATGAATTCTGTATGATCATGATGAAGAACATGAACCCATATGCATACAGCCAGGAATCC harbors:
- a CDS encoding DMT family transporter; amino-acid sequence: MNYLFSLLALLAGAGVAIQSQINGELGKRVGPLEASLISFTIGTITLFVLVLLFGKGGIPWIASVPKWQLVGGLFGAFFVAVITLCVPKIGVSLTLLIAITGQIIIGAIINHYGLFGAAAMPISMQKLAAIGLMLTAIAVYNH
- a CDS encoding TVP38/TMEM64 family protein; its protein translation is MKRLMIYKNINWKHFFAAIAILLFVIYFDSITESEIFSAVMAGDIQSIKGFVSDSWLYAYGFMFFIMIIQNSFTIIPLILVITINIALFGFLKGFLWSWFTSVAASVLIFLAVRYLFSDYTSGKVSSRQLSRIEEKGFAYVFSARVMPFIPTSLINILGGLSSIGLKSFTIGTALGNFIYFFLLALVPAGIMSSGMNHYLLGGILIAFLAVFYWIGRFKGRRNRKMTMKSAWFHR